AAGCGAGCGTGCAATGATGGAAATTGAGTTGGCCTTTTGTGATGTCGCACCTGAAATTCAGTTTGACTCCGAAAGAACGGTAAGAATCTTTTCCAGTGCGTGAGTGGCAGCTTCCGGCAACTTATCATAGCCACCATCGGCTGTCTCTTTGGTGGTCAAAAATGCCAAGCGAGCTTCCAAACGCTTACGCAACAAAGCCCGATAATCAGGTGTCGTAAAGTCTACTTTAAAAGTTGGTAATACCAGATAACTCATATCTGGTAACGGCCCAAATGGTTGAAATTGTGAAGTGCCATCTGCAATCGCCGCAATCGCATCCAACGTGTCAGCCGGTTTCACTTTTTGGCCGCGGTAAAAACCGGTATTGAGAATGTAGCAGGCCGTGCCGCGCTGTTGAAAAAGTTCATAAAAGCCCTGATAGTCTTCTGCCAGCGGATAACACCGGAACGGGTTGGCAAAGGGTTCAATAACCAACTGATCGCGATCGACGTTCGGTTGGACATTCTCCGCAGTTGATCGTTTCGTCGCAAGCGTTGCGCCAAATGCGGCGGCCAAATCAGGATTCTCGATCCGAACCACCGGTGGCAACGTGTCGTCTTTCATGATCCAAAAAACGGCATCAATACTCTGGGTCAAATGATCGACACGATTAGGCGTCACGAACCGCGACTTAACCGTTCGCCCGTTCCCATTACGAATGTCTTCGGTGACCAGCGTTTTCCGGCCATGATCATCCAAAGTAACGCCCACATTTTGCACTGTCAGAAAATACTGAATTCCTGGATCGCTTAACGGATAATCCTGAGTCTTGTCAAAATACGCCGGCTCCAGCGCAGTCGTGGCGCCAGTTTGGCGATCAATGACGAATGCGTCATCGTGCAGCACTTTAACCGGGTAGCGATCGCCCTGACTCGTCAGCGTGATCGTTGATTTACCCGAGCCAGACAAGCCAAACGCTGCCATGGTAAACGTGCCGTCTTGCCGCTGATACTGTTTCATCCCGCCATGACAGGCAACAAAGCCATTTCGATGTGCCGTCGCCCACGCCAACGTCAAGGTGCCCTTTTTCAATTCGCCAAAGTAGCGTAAGCCTAAGATGATTGCCGCATTGTGTAGCGGATCAAAAATCGCCAGGCCATCCGGATACGCGGGATCGTACCAATCAGGATCGGCATAAAGATAAAGGTCATCTTCTGGAAGCGGGCGCGACTGGGCGTAGTGTTTTTCTGCTTCAGCCGTCATGATTTGAAAGTTCAATAAATAGCTGTAAAGGTTATTCGCATATGCTTCAGGCAACATCATATGCGCTTCAACAGAAAAATCGGGCGACAGACCAACCGCAACCCGGCCACTCAAAAACTGCTTGCGACCGCCTTGAAAGACCGCTTCACGCGCAACCTTTGCCATTGTGTTTGCGTCAACGCAGGGCTGTCCGATAATCCGGCGAGCCGCAGCAGTTCGGCCGACAACCAGACCGTCATTTGCAACCAAGATGCGGGCGTCTTCTGGCAGCCCGAGATCACTGGCATGCTGAATCGGCAAATCCGTGATAATGACACCTGGCGCGGCTTTGGCCAATTCGTATGCTTCTGTCAATGTGGTTACCGGCCGGACATTCGTGCCATAAAATGCCGTCTCGACGGTCGCTTTGAGTGGTGAAAAATAGCCACTCGCTGCGGTCACATCACGGATCGGAAATTGTTGTTTTGTTGTCATGGTTGCATCCCCCTTGTACATCCGGTACACCGCAATGGTCCTTACCCCTGCGCCACTATCTCCTCCGTTTTGTGCAACGGTCGCCGGAGCGCAAACAATGTACGTTCAGTCGTTTTTTGTAAAGGCTTTCACAACTCAAT
Above is a window of Lacticaseibacillus casei DSM 20011 = JCM 1134 = ATCC 393 DNA encoding:
- a CDS encoding phosphoenolpyruvate carboxykinase (ATP): MTTKQQFPIRDVTAASGYFSPLKATVETAFYGTNVRPVTTLTEAYELAKAAPGVIITDLPIQHASDLGLPEDARILVANDGLVVGRTAAARRIIGQPCVDANTMAKVAREAVFQGGRKQFLSGRVAVGLSPDFSVEAHMMLPEAYANNLYSYLLNFQIMTAEAEKHYAQSRPLPEDDLYLYADPDWYDPAYPDGLAIFDPLHNAAIILGLRYFGELKKGTLTLAWATAHRNGFVACHGGMKQYQRQDGTFTMAAFGLSGSGKSTITLTSQGDRYPVKVLHDDAFVIDRQTGATTALEPAYFDKTQDYPLSDPGIQYFLTVQNVGVTLDDHGRKTLVTEDIRNGNGRTVKSRFVTPNRVDHLTQSIDAVFWIMKDDTLPPVVRIENPDLAAAFGATLATKRSTAENVQPNVDRDQLVIEPFANPFRCYPLAEDYQGFYELFQQRGTACYILNTGFYRGQKVKPADTLDAIAAIADGTSQFQPFGPLPDMSYLVLPTFKVDFTTPDYRALLRKRLEARLAFLTTKETADGGYDKLPEAATHALEKILTVLSESN